TACTCATCTCGCATGCCCATGTGGATCATTTCGGGAACATCGGGCTCTTAAACGAGAAAATCCCCATCATTGCAACACCGGTCAGCCTTGCCATTATGAAAGGGATGCAGGACACCTCCCCCACGGTCGGCTCCGATACGGTCTACTTCTCAAAAAAAGTACCCAATGATAAGAAAGGACTTCTCCTGATGACCGGTAAGGACTCTTACCGGGGCAGGAATTTTTACTGTACAGGAAAGCCGTCGGATGCCCTGCATAAATTTCTTGCATTGCGCCCCTCAGGAGAGAAAGCGCATAAGTCTCTCGTTCCCGGGATTCTTTCCTCGTATGACCAGCTCAACCTCCCGTTTGAGGTGAGGTCGTATGAAGTGGACCACTCAATCTACGGGGCCTGTGCCTACCTCCTCACCGGGCAGAACACCATCGCATATACCGGGGATTTCCGTCTCCACGGAAAGCATGGCGACAAGACACGGAAGTTTGTGGATGCGGCAAAGGAAGCATCCGTCCTCATCTGTGAAGGGACGACGGTGACACGGAAGAGTGCCTGCGATGCGAAAGGTCCCGTGTCCGAAGAATCGGTACGGGAAACCTGCCGGGCGGCAGCAGAGTCAGCCAAAGGGCTGGTGATTGCAGATTTCTCGCCCCGTAATTTCGAGCGGCTTGAATCATTCCTCTCGATTGCCGGAAAGACCGGGCGTGAACTCGTAGTCACGGCAAAGGATCTGTACCTGTTCCTGGCGCTCAGCTGCACTGATATGCCCTGCCCGAACGACCGGTTGAAGATCTATTATGAACTCAAGGACCGGAAGAATGCAAAATGGGAGACCGAAGTGGTGATGAAGCAGTGTCCGGACCAGTATATCGATGGTGCGGCAATTGCAAAGAACCCGGACAAATATATCCTGTGCTTCTCGTTCTTTGATATGAAAAATCTCCTCGACATAAAACCGGATGGCGGGACCTACATCTACTCGTCGTGCGAGGCCTTCTCCGAAGAGATGGAATTTGACTTCAAACGCCTTGCAGAGTGGCTCAAATATTTCAACTTCGATGTGAAGGGCTTTGGACTGTGTGCAGAGGGAGATGCAATAACCCCGGTGTTTGATTCTGCATTCCACGCTTCGGGGCATGCATCACCGGACGATATTACCCGGGCTATCGATACCATCGACCCGGACATCATCATCCCCGTCCACACAGAAAACCCTGCCTGGTTTGCGGAGAAGTGGGAAAAGACGCGGATCGTGCACAACGGTGAGCGTGTTGAGTTCTGAATCCACCTACATCA
Above is a genomic segment from Methanoregula sp. containing:
- a CDS encoding MBL fold metallo-hydrolase; this translates as MTSITIHDGAESIGGNKIHVEEKGRGVFLDFGKNFAKSGAFFSEFLKERPGRGLNDAFFLDLVPKLNIYRKDLGTTDLPLTRFPSPSVEAVLISHAHVDHFGNIGLLNEKIPIIATPVSLAIMKGMQDTSPTVGSDTVYFSKKVPNDKKGLLLMTGKDSYRGRNFYCTGKPSDALHKFLALRPSGEKAHKSLVPGILSSYDQLNLPFEVRSYEVDHSIYGACAYLLTGQNTIAYTGDFRLHGKHGDKTRKFVDAAKEASVLICEGTTVTRKSACDAKGPVSEESVRETCRAAAESAKGLVIADFSPRNFERLESFLSIAGKTGRELVVTAKDLYLFLALSCTDMPCPNDRLKIYYELKDRKNAKWETEVVMKQCPDQYIDGAAIAKNPDKYILCFSFFDMKNLLDIKPDGGTYIYSSCEAFSEEMEFDFKRLAEWLKYFNFDVKGFGLCAEGDAITPVFDSAFHASGHASPDDITRAIDTIDPDIIIPVHTENPAWFAEKWEKTRIVHNGERVEF